The following are encoded in a window of Magnolia sinica isolate HGM2019 chromosome 11, MsV1, whole genome shotgun sequence genomic DNA:
- the LOC131218838 gene encoding uncharacterized protein LOC131218838 isoform X2, with product MGDYKFSIGQEFSDVKAFRKMIKEAAIAQHFELRIIKSDLIRYFAKCAKEGCPWRIRAVKLPNAPTFTIRSLEGTHTCGKTAQLGHHQASVDWIVNFIEERLRGNVHYKPKDILLDVQKQYGITIPYKQAWRAKERGLTAIFGSSEEGYCLLPAFCEQIKKANPGSIAQVFTTGSDHRFQRLFVAFHASIYGFVNGCLPLVGLGSIQLKSKYLGTLLSATSFDADGAIFPLAFGVVDVETDESWMWFLSELHKLLELNIEKIPHLTILSDGQKGIVDAVKRKFPSASHGFCMRHLSENIGREFKNSRLVQLLWKAAHSITTIGFKERMEEIEEVSADAAKWIKQVPPSRWAVAYFEGSRYMHIECCHLGARGIGV from the coding sequence ATGGGTGATTATAAATTTTCCATTGGCCAAGAGTTCTCTGATGTCAAGGCATTCCGAAAGATGATTAAGGAGGCTGCTATTGCTCAGCACTTCGAGCTTCGGATAATAAAAAGTGATCTGATTCGTTActttgcaaagtgtgccaaggAAGGTTGTCCATGGCGCATACGTGCTGTAAAGCTTCCCAATGCTCCAACCTTCACAATAAGGAGCCTTGAAGGGACACATACTTGTGGCAAAACTGCCCAACTTGGCCATCACCAGGCATCAGTAGATTGGATTGTGAATTTTATAGAGGAACGGTTGCGGGGCAATGTACATTACAAGCCAAAGGATATATTGCTAGACGTACAGAAGCAGTATGGGATTACTATTCCTTACAAGCAAGCTTGGCGAGCAAAGGAACGAGGCTTGACTGCAATTTTCGGATCTTCTGAGGAAGGATATTGCCTTCTTCCCGCATTCTGTGAGCAAATAAAGAAAGCCAACCCTGGAAGTATTGCGCAAGTGTTCACCACCGGGTCAGACCATCGATTTCAGCGGCTGTTTGTTGCTTTTCATGCATCAATCTATGGCTTTGTGAATGGTTGTCTACCTCTTGTTGGTCTGGGTAGTATCCAGTTGAAAAGCAAGTACCTTGGCACTTTACTTTCTGCTACGTCTTTCGACGCGGATGGTGCAATATTTCCATTGGCTTTTGGTGTTGTTGATGTAGAAACCGATGAAAGCTGGATGTGGTTCTTATCAGAGTTACATAAGCTGCTAGAGTTGAACATTGAGAAGATACCTCATCTAACAATCCTGTCTGATGGACAGAAAGGCATAGTAGATGCTGTAAAAAGAAAATTTCCTAGTGCATCCCATGGGTTTTGCATGCGCCATTTAAGCGAAAACATTGGCAGAGAGTTCAAGAATTCAAGGCTTGTTCAACTTCTGTGGAAGGCAGCTCATTCCATCACCACCATCGGATTCAAAGAAAGAATGGAAGAAATTGAAGAAGTTTCTGCCGATGCAGCCAAGTGGATT